In the genome of Dryobates pubescens isolate bDryPub1 chromosome 18, bDryPub1.pri, whole genome shotgun sequence, one region contains:
- the LOC128898076 gene encoding zonadhesin-like — MQPSTQREEELPTDTKRQSDPHPTQDFSEPTKPTQDFNEPTKPTQDFNEPTKPTQDFSEPTKPTQDFSEPTKPTQFFNEPTKPTQGFSESTKPTQDFTEPTKTTQDFNEPTKPTQDFNEPTKPTQGFSESTKPTQFFNEPTKPTQDFNEPNKTTQDFNEPTKTTQDFSESTKPTQDFNESTKTTQDFNEPTKPTQVFSESTKPTQSFRALLIPSNGGPSSLHRHGSSAGGR, encoded by the exons CCAACACAAGACTTCAGTGAACCCACCAAGCCAACACAAGACTTCAATGAACCCACCAAGCCAACACAAGACTTCAATGAACCCACCAAGCCAACACAAGACTTCAGTGAACCCACCAAGCCAACACAAGACTTTAGTGAACCCACCAAGCCAACACAATTCTTCAATGAACCCACCAAGCCAACACAAGGTTTCAGTGAATCCACCAAGCCAACACAAGACTTCACTGAACCCACCAAGACAACTCAAGACTTCAATGAACCCACCAAGCCAACACAAGACTTCAATGAACCCACCAAGCCAACACAAGGTTTCAGTGAATCCACCAAGCCAACACAATTCTTCAATGAACCCACCAAGCCAACACAAGACTTCAATGAACCCAACAAGACAACTCAAGACTTCAATGAACCCACCAAGACAACACAAGACTTCAGTGAATCCACCAAGCCAACACAAGACTTCAATGAATCCACCAAGACAACTCAAGACTTCAATGAACCCACCAAGCCAACACAAGTTTTCAGTGAATCCACCAAGCCAACACAAAGCTTCAGAGCTTTGCTCATTCCCAGCAATGGAG gtcccagctccctgcaccgcCACGGCAGCAGCGCCGGGGGCAGGTGA